A DNA window from Thioalkalivibrio sp. XN279 contains the following coding sequences:
- a CDS encoding DUF4124 domain-containing protein: MSMRHLGLLAALALAVFPMADAVASSGKIYRWVDENGVVHFGDAIPPEYSKERHDVVDERGVRTAVNEARPAEPVQSDRDRALLATYGSVGEIEEVRDRRTGYLDAQNDVARDRLEGLKTRRQELEGNPNAMNELATVTQRIGEYEAEIGRRSREIERIRGDFDADIRRFRELKGLPEPAQPAPPQ; encoded by the coding sequence ATGAGCATGAGACACCTTGGCTTGCTGGCCGCGCTGGCGCTCGCCGTCTTTCCCATGGCGGATGCTGTTGCCAGCTCCGGCAAGATCTACCGCTGGGTCGACGAGAACGGCGTGGTGCATTTCGGCGACGCCATCCCGCCCGAGTATTCCAAGGAACGCCACGACGTCGTGGACGAGCGCGGCGTGCGCACCGCGGTGAACGAGGCGCGGCCGGCGGAACCGGTGCAGAGCGACCGCGACCGCGCGCTGCTCGCCACCTACGGCAGCGTGGGGGAGATCGAGGAAGTGCGCGATCGGCGCACCGGCTACCTCGATGCGCAGAACGACGTGGCGCGGGATCGCCTCGAAGGACTGAAAACGCGCCGGCAGGAGCTCGAGGGCAACCCGAACGCCATGAACGAGCTCGCCACCGTGACCCAGCGCATCGGCGAGTACGAGGCCGAGATCGGGCGGCGCAGTCGGGAGATCGAGCGCATCCGCGGTGATTTCGACGCGGATATCCGGCGCTTCCGCGAACTGAAGGGGCTGCCGGAACCGGCCCAACCGGCGCCGCCACAGTAA
- the dut gene encoding dUTP diphosphatase has product MQVIKLKILDPRLGRDFPLPDYATAGSAGLDLRACVDGPLELAPGQAELVPTGMAMHLDDPGLAAVLLPRSGLGHKHGIVLGNLVGLIDSDYQGQVYVSAWNRGTAPFTIQPGERLAQMVIVPVVRARFEVVDDFDASARGAGGFGHSGRH; this is encoded by the coding sequence GTGCAGGTCATCAAGCTGAAAATTCTTGACCCGCGCCTGGGGCGCGACTTCCCGCTGCCGGACTACGCCACTGCCGGCTCCGCGGGGCTGGACCTGCGCGCCTGCGTGGACGGGCCGCTGGAGCTGGCGCCGGGCCAGGCCGAACTGGTGCCGACGGGCATGGCCATGCACCTGGACGACCCCGGCCTGGCGGCGGTGCTGCTGCCGCGCTCCGGGCTCGGGCACAAGCACGGCATCGTGCTGGGCAACCTGGTCGGGCTGATCGACTCGGACTACCAGGGCCAGGTGTACGTGTCGGCATGGAACCGGGGCACCGCCCCGTTCACCATCCAGCCCGGCGAACGCCTCGCCCAGATGGTGATCGTCCCGGTGGTGCGGGCGCGTTTCGAGGTGGTGGACGATTTCGACGCCAGTGCCCGGGGCGCCGGGGGCTTCGGTCACTCCGGCAGGCACTAG
- the coaBC gene encoding bifunctional phosphopantothenoylcysteine decarboxylase/phosphopantothenate--cysteine ligase CoaBC, translated as MGSLAGKQVLLGVTGGIAAYKAPDLVRRLREQGAEVRVVMTPAAARFVTPLTFQAVSGNPVRDSLWDEAAEAAMGHIELARWADLVLVAPATADFLARLAAGMADDLLTTLCLATEAPLWVAPAMNRQMWANPATQDNIVRLQARGLRVLGPAEGAQACGETGAGRMLEPVEIVAALQGAPTPAEGAMAGRKVMVTAGPTREALDPVRYLTNRSSGKMGYAVARAALEAGAEVVLVSGPVDLPSPPGARVIRVETAAQMRAAVQGELAGTDVFVAAAAVADYRPAQVAASKIKKQADEMQLELLRNPDILAEVAAAAPRPFVVGFAAETNDVEANARKKLEGKRLDMIAANRVGADCGFDREDNALRVLWPGGGEDLGSGAKAGLARRLVEIIAERMRAGHQAENS; from the coding sequence ATGGGCAGTCTGGCTGGAAAACAGGTGCTTCTCGGCGTCACCGGCGGCATCGCCGCGTACAAGGCGCCCGACCTGGTGCGGCGCCTGCGCGAGCAGGGCGCCGAGGTGCGCGTGGTCATGACCCCGGCGGCGGCCAGGTTCGTCACGCCGCTCACTTTCCAGGCGGTCTCCGGCAACCCGGTGCGCGACAGCCTGTGGGACGAGGCGGCCGAAGCCGCCATGGGCCACATCGAGCTGGCGCGCTGGGCCGACCTGGTGCTGGTGGCGCCGGCCACGGCGGATTTCCTCGCCCGGCTCGCGGCGGGCATGGCCGACGACCTGCTCACCACCTTGTGCCTGGCGACCGAGGCGCCGCTGTGGGTGGCGCCGGCCATGAACCGGCAGATGTGGGCCAACCCCGCCACGCAGGACAATATCGTGCGCCTGCAGGCCCGGGGCCTGCGCGTGCTGGGCCCGGCCGAGGGCGCCCAGGCCTGCGGCGAGACCGGGGCGGGGCGCATGCTCGAGCCGGTCGAGATCGTGGCCGCGCTGCAGGGGGCGCCGACTCCGGCCGAGGGTGCGATGGCAGGCCGCAAGGTCATGGTCACGGCCGGGCCGACGCGCGAGGCGCTCGATCCCGTGCGCTACCTCACCAACCGCAGCTCGGGAAAGATGGGTTACGCGGTGGCGCGGGCGGCGCTCGAGGCCGGCGCCGAGGTGGTGCTGGTGAGTGGGCCGGTGGATCTCCCGTCGCCGCCCGGGGCGCGGGTGATCCGGGTCGAAACCGCGGCGCAGATGCGTGCGGCCGTACAGGGCGAGCTGGCCGGGACGGACGTGTTCGTCGCCGCGGCTGCGGTGGCGGACTATCGCCCGGCGCAGGTCGCCGCGAGCAAGATCAAGAAGCAGGCGGACGAGATGCAGCTCGAGCTGCTGCGCAATCCGGACATCCTCGCCGAGGTGGCGGCGGCGGCGCCGCGGCCCTTCGTGGTCGGCTTCGCCGCCGAGACCAACGACGTCGAGGCCAACGCGCGCAAGAAACTGGAGGGCAAGCGCCTGGACATGATCGCCGCCAACCGCGTCGGCGCCGATTGCGGCTTCGATCGCGAGGACAACGCGCTGCGCGTGCTGTGGCCGGGCGGCGGCGAGGACCTGGGCAGCGGCGCCAAGGCCGGGCTGGCGCGGCGCCTGGTGGAGATTATTGCGGAGAGGATGCGTGCAGGTCATCAAGCTGAAAATTCTTGA
- the radC gene encoding DNA repair protein RadC — protein MPIRDWPKSERPREKLLAAGPSRLSDAELLAIFLRTGARGRSAVDLARELLVGFGGLRGLLTADLPRFCALPGLGPVKYAQLQAGLELARRHLEETVRRGPALGSPDAVRTFLRARLRDLPHEVFCCLYLDNRNRVIAFEELFRGTIDGASVHPREVVKHALAQNAAALILAHNHPSGVAEPSQADEVITRRLKSALGLVDIRVLDHLVVGDATCVSFAERGLL, from the coding sequence CTGCCCATCCGGGACTGGCCGAAGAGCGAGCGGCCGCGCGAAAAACTGCTCGCCGCCGGGCCTTCACGACTGTCCGACGCCGAATTGCTGGCCATTTTCCTGCGCACGGGCGCCCGCGGTCGCAGCGCCGTGGACCTGGCGCGGGAGCTGCTGGTGGGATTCGGCGGCCTGCGCGGCCTGCTCACCGCGGATCTCCCCCGCTTCTGCGCCCTGCCCGGCCTCGGGCCGGTGAAGTACGCCCAGCTGCAGGCCGGCCTGGAGCTGGCGCGGCGCCACCTCGAGGAGACCGTGCGGCGCGGTCCCGCCCTGGGCTCGCCCGACGCCGTCCGCACCTTCCTGCGGGCGCGGCTGCGCGACCTGCCGCACGAGGTGTTCTGCTGCCTGTACCTCGACAACCGCAACCGCGTGATCGCCTTCGAAGAGCTGTTCCGCGGCACCATCGACGGCGCCAGCGTCCATCCGCGGGAAGTCGTCAAGCACGCCCTGGCGCAAAACGCCGCCGCCCTCATCCTGGCCCACAACCACCCCTCCGGCGTGGCCGAGCCGAGCCAGGCCGACGAGGTCATCACCCGCCGGCTGAAGAGCGCCCTGGGGCTGGTGGACATCCGGGTGCTGGACCACCTGGTCGTGGGCGACGCGACCTGCGTATCCTTCGCCGAGCGCGGCCTGCTGTAG
- the rpmB gene encoding 50S ribosomal protein L28: MSRVCQVTGKGPITGNNVSHANNRTRRRFLPNLHTHRIWVESERRWVKLRVSQQGLRIIDRKGIDSVLSELRARGEKV; the protein is encoded by the coding sequence ATGTCGCGAGTCTGCCAGGTCACCGGCAAGGGGCCGATCACCGGGAACAACGTGTCCCACGCGAACAACAGGACGCGCCGGCGCTTCCTGCCGAACCTCCACACCCATCGCATCTGGGTGGAGAGCGAGCGGCGCTGGGTCAAGCTGCGCGTCTCCCAGCAGGGGCTGCGCATCATCGACCGCAAGGGCATCGACAGCGTCCTGTCGGAGCTGCGCGCCCGCGGCGAAAAGGTCTGA
- the rpmG gene encoding 50S ribosomal protein L33 — protein MRDKIRLVSSAGTGHFYTTTKNKRLHPEKMEVMKYDPRVRKHVAYKEAKIK, from the coding sequence ATGCGCGACAAGATCAGGCTCGTATCGAGCGCCGGCACCGGCCACTTCTACACCACCACCAAGAACAAGCGCCTGCACCCGGAGAAGATGGAGGTCATGAAATATGACCCCCGCGTGCGCAAGCACGTGGCGTACAAGGAAGCCAAGATCAAGTAA
- a CDS encoding acyl-CoA desaturase produces MDFILAHFNGLLGLSAWGYVLASLLMVQVTVFAVTLYLHRDAAHRAVDLHPAIRHFSRLWLWLTTGISTREWVAIHRKHHARCETPDDPHSPQVEGLRKVLLEGAELYRAEAQNAETLEKYGRGTPDDWLERNVYSGHTYLGIGLMVVAFLLLFGVPGIIMIAVQLVSQPLLAAGIINGVGHYAGYRNFECADASRNVTPWALLLGGEELHNNHHAYPSSARFSIRPWEVDIGWGVLRLLQFFRLARVRRTAPRPARAAAAPQAELETLRAVVVARMHVMRDYSRHVTLPTLRLELAALRARLPERGGHLRRLLVRETALLDAAARRRLEEVLANSQALATVHEFRERLKSIWSGKAASNEALLAQFREWCAQAEQSGVRALQEFAASLRGYQLRAA; encoded by the coding sequence ATGGATTTCATTCTCGCTCATTTCAACGGCCTGCTCGGCCTGTCCGCCTGGGGCTACGTGCTTGCCTCCTTGCTCATGGTGCAGGTCACGGTCTTCGCCGTCACGCTGTACCTGCACCGGGACGCAGCGCACCGCGCCGTCGACCTGCATCCGGCCATCCGGCATTTCAGCCGCCTGTGGCTGTGGCTCACCACCGGCATCAGCACGCGCGAATGGGTCGCGATCCACCGCAAGCACCATGCGCGCTGTGAAACCCCCGACGACCCGCACAGTCCCCAGGTCGAGGGGCTGCGCAAGGTGCTCCTCGAAGGGGCGGAACTGTACCGCGCCGAGGCGCAGAATGCCGAGACCCTGGAGAAGTATGGTCGCGGCACGCCGGACGACTGGCTGGAGCGCAACGTCTATTCCGGCCACACCTACCTCGGCATCGGCCTGATGGTCGTCGCCTTCCTGCTGCTGTTCGGCGTGCCGGGCATCATCATGATCGCCGTGCAGCTGGTCTCCCAGCCCCTGCTCGCGGCGGGGATCATCAATGGGGTGGGCCACTACGCCGGCTACCGCAACTTCGAGTGCGCCGATGCGTCTCGCAACGTCACCCCCTGGGCGCTGTTGCTCGGCGGCGAGGAACTGCACAACAACCACCATGCCTATCCTTCCTCCGCACGCTTCTCGATCCGCCCGTGGGAGGTCGACATCGGCTGGGGCGTGCTGCGGCTGCTGCAGTTCTTCCGCCTGGCGCGGGTGCGGCGTACCGCGCCCCGGCCGGCACGCGCTGCTGCGGCCCCGCAGGCTGAGCTCGAAACCCTGCGCGCCGTGGTCGTGGCGCGCATGCACGTGATGCGCGACTACAGCCGGCACGTCACCCTGCCGACTCTGCGCCTGGAACTGGCCGCGCTACGCGCCCGCCTGCCGGAGCGCGGCGGGCATCTGCGGCGTTTGCTGGTGCGCGAGACGGCGCTGCTGGACGCTGCGGCGCGACGGCGGCTGGAAGAAGTGCTGGCGAACAGCCAGGCGCTGGCCACGGTGCACGAGTTCCGCGAGCGCCTGAAGTCCATCTGGAGCGGCAAGGCTGCGAGCAACGAGGCCCTGCTGGCGCAGTTTCGCGAGTGGTGCGCCCAGGCCGAGCAGAGCGGCGTCCGCGCCCTGCAGGAATTCGCCGCGTCCCTGCGCGGCTACCAGCTGCGCGCGGCCTGA
- the mutM gene encoding bifunctional DNA-formamidopyrimidine glycosylase/DNA-(apurinic or apyrimidinic site) lyase, which translates to MPELPEVETTRRGVAPWIEGVRVSAVDLRQPVLRWPVPRSMARELPGRRIVAARRRAKYLLFEAEGDRTLMLHLGMSGSLRVLQQPEPAGVHDHLDIALENGRVLRFRDPRRFGSVDWVRGDPLRHPLLRELGPEPLGPDFTAGYLRAACRGRRTSIKQHIMNGRIVVGVGNIYASEALFRAGIHPARAAGRIGAPRIAALVASIREVLEDAIRQGGTTLRDFAWGDGQSGYFRIELAAYDRAGQPCQRCHGIIRAIVQGQRTTYYCPACQR; encoded by the coding sequence ATGCCTGAGCTGCCGGAGGTCGAAACCACGCGCCGCGGCGTGGCGCCGTGGATCGAGGGCGTGCGGGTCAGCGCCGTGGACCTGCGCCAACCCGTGCTGCGCTGGCCGGTGCCGCGCAGCATGGCGCGCGAACTCCCGGGACGGCGCATCGTGGCGGCACGGCGCCGCGCCAAGTACCTGCTGTTCGAGGCCGAGGGCGACCGCACGCTCATGCTGCATCTCGGCATGAGCGGCAGCCTGCGCGTGCTGCAGCAGCCGGAACCGGCCGGCGTCCACGATCACCTCGACATCGCGCTGGAGAACGGGCGCGTGCTGCGTTTCCGCGATCCGCGTCGTTTCGGCTCGGTGGACTGGGTGCGCGGCGACCCGCTGCGGCATCCGCTGCTGCGCGAGCTCGGGCCCGAACCACTGGGCCCGGACTTCACCGCGGGGTATCTGCGCGCTGCCTGCCGCGGGCGACGCACCAGCATCAAGCAGCACATCATGAACGGCCGCATCGTCGTCGGCGTGGGCAACATCTACGCCAGCGAAGCGCTGTTCCGCGCCGGCATCCACCCGGCGCGCGCCGCAGGACGCATCGGCGCGCCGCGCATCGCCGCGCTGGTGGCCTCCATCCGCGAGGTGCTGGAGGACGCGATCCGCCAAGGCGGCACCACGCTGCGCGACTTCGCCTGGGGCGACGGGCAGAGCGGCTACTTCCGCATCGAGCTCGCCGCCTATGATCGCGCCGGCCAGCCCTGCCAGCGCTGTCATGGCATCATCAGGGCCATCGTCCAGGGACAACGCACGACTTACTACTGCCCCGCATGCCAAAGGTGA
- a CDS encoding ATP translocase: MSLFSFSRLTPFERLLSALTSVRPGEGRGIFLMLAQIFLLMLSYYLLRPLREALILAEGSPEIRAYATGAVALVLIFIIPLYKMLFYYLKNSGGKSAVLRWVGAFFVVNLVIFAAMIWLEIPVAVPFYIWLGVFSVMVVAQFWAFAADLFNVKTGQRLFALIMVGAAVGAWLGSQVAGRLFAVLGAPRLMLLAAGILAVTLVISRKAEQVVPEGSRSIDSRDAAPEELNGISKVLAGFQIVARSRYLLRIAVFVLLLNWVNSTGTYILATFVTAHADATVIASGGAVTSGEVLARFYGSYFAWITALQIGLQLFLVSRIFRWFGVRGAILVLPLVMVTSYGLMLLVPVFALVRVMMIAESATNYSVQNTTNHALYLPVTRDEKYVGKTTIDTFFARFGDLVYAAMIFLTAQVLLFDISWIIAINLGLAVVLVTLGIGIGRHHRSEIRQNLANLPPVVNARLPDVYVPAGQMLVFTVPEHAFLDPDPGDALRFQACCGDGAPLPGWVRFDAFNHSFTIRPPPGESGTLEVKVSATDFEGLSVESAFAISYGADPVPRFMEAAAEPVPG, from the coding sequence ATGAGCCTGTTCAGCTTCTCCCGCCTGACACCGTTCGAGAGACTGCTGTCGGCGCTGACCTCGGTGCGGCCTGGCGAGGGTCGCGGCATCTTCCTCATGCTGGCGCAGATCTTCCTGCTCATGCTGAGCTATTACCTGCTGCGACCGCTGCGCGAAGCGCTCATCCTCGCGGAGGGCTCGCCGGAGATTCGCGCCTACGCCACCGGGGCCGTGGCGCTGGTGCTGATCTTCATCATCCCGCTGTACAAGATGCTGTTCTATTACCTGAAGAACAGCGGCGGGAAATCGGCCGTGCTGCGCTGGGTCGGCGCCTTCTTCGTCGTCAACCTGGTGATCTTCGCCGCCATGATCTGGCTCGAGATCCCCGTGGCGGTGCCGTTCTACATCTGGCTCGGCGTGTTCAGCGTCATGGTCGTGGCGCAGTTCTGGGCCTTTGCGGCGGACCTGTTCAACGTCAAGACCGGCCAGCGGCTGTTCGCGCTGATCATGGTCGGCGCCGCGGTGGGCGCCTGGCTCGGCAGCCAGGTCGCGGGCCGGCTGTTCGCCGTCCTCGGCGCGCCGCGCCTCATGCTGCTGGCTGCCGGCATCCTGGCGGTCACGCTGGTCATCAGCCGCAAGGCCGAGCAGGTAGTGCCCGAGGGCTCACGCAGCATCGATTCGCGCGACGCGGCCCCGGAGGAACTCAACGGCATCTCGAAGGTGCTGGCGGGCTTCCAGATCGTGGCGCGCAGCCGCTACCTGCTGCGCATTGCGGTGTTCGTGCTGCTGCTCAACTGGGTCAACTCCACCGGTACCTACATCCTCGCCACCTTCGTCACCGCGCATGCGGACGCGACCGTCATCGCCAGCGGCGGGGCCGTCACCAGCGGCGAGGTGCTGGCGCGCTTCTATGGCAGCTATTTCGCCTGGATCACCGCGCTGCAGATCGGCCTGCAGCTGTTCCTGGTGTCACGCATCTTCCGCTGGTTCGGCGTGCGCGGCGCGATCCTGGTGCTGCCGCTGGTGATGGTGACGAGCTACGGCCTGATGCTGCTGGTGCCGGTGTTCGCACTGGTGCGCGTGATGATGATCGCGGAGAGCGCCACCAATTACTCGGTGCAGAACACCACCAATCATGCCCTGTACCTGCCGGTGACGCGCGACGAGAAGTACGTCGGCAAGACCACCATCGACACCTTCTTCGCGCGCTTCGGCGACCTGGTCTACGCGGCGATGATCTTCCTCACCGCCCAGGTACTGCTGTTCGACATCAGCTGGATCATCGCCATCAACCTCGGCCTGGCCGTGGTGCTGGTGACCCTCGGCATAGGCATCGGCCGCCACCACCGCAGCGAGATCCGGCAGAACCTCGCCAACCTGCCGCCGGTGGTGAATGCGCGGCTGCCGGACGTCTACGTGCCGGCCGGGCAGATGCTGGTGTTCACCGTGCCCGAGCACGCCTTCCTCGATCCGGACCCGGGCGATGCGCTGCGCTTCCAGGCCTGCTGCGGCGACGGCGCTCCGCTGCCCGGCTGGGTCCGCTTCGACGCCTTCAACCACAGTTTCACCATCCGGCCGCCGCCCGGGGAGAGCGGGACGCTGGAGGTGAAAGTGTCGGCCACCGACTTCGAGGGCCTGAGCGTGGAGTCGGCCTTCGCCATCAGCTACGGCGCCGACCCCGTGCCCCGCTTCATGGAAGCTGCTGCAGAGCCTGTGCCCGGCTGA
- a CDS encoding metallophosphoesterase yields the protein MRLIATRLFFLLLLAWLLAAPPGYAAEPWRIAGVERVVAIGDVHGAYDELHGLLRDIGLIDAEDRWSGGATHLVSVGDLLNRGDHGRQVMDLMMRLQQEAAAAGGAVHVLAGNHEAMNLVGDLRYVSAGDYAQYGAEARAGFPAGFFERRAALAPDGAYGRWLLTLPFALVINDTLFVHGGLSSRAEGLSLAEINRAAAGDLRTVTDGWHALLAAGVMADEDDFGDLRDWARDTAEGAAAAAQAGKARAIADALDGLPFHPDGVLWYRGNARCHAWAEAPALRDILAALGAARVVIGHTPTAERRLTSRLDGLVYRVDTGMNRAAYQGNPAALVFEDDAIFAWYPGAGAVAVAAEPVRQWDRPYGMTDAEIEDFLRSAEITRVEELGEGVTRPRRLTLEQDGKVMQGVFKSMDTDPGLESKRRWSRADDRADRHVYDIAAYKLDRILGLGMVPVAVARTLEGEAGTLQYWLPDSFHEGKRQRDGIPLDTPCSIAAQFNLMNVFDLLIFNVDRNLGNVLYDARHQVWLIDHSRAFGTERGIPDMLEDARVEITPELAAMLARVTEERLEPLRPWLNRRQVQALVSRAQALQQLP from the coding sequence ATGCGCCTGATTGCGACGAGACTCTTTTTTCTTCTCCTCCTCGCGTGGTTGCTGGCCGCGCCGCCAGGCTATGCGGCCGAGCCATGGCGCATCGCGGGCGTCGAGCGGGTGGTCGCCATCGGCGATGTGCATGGCGCCTACGACGAGCTGCATGGCCTGCTGCGGGACATCGGCCTGATCGATGCCGAGGATCGCTGGAGCGGCGGCGCCACGCACCTGGTGTCGGTCGGCGACCTGCTGAACCGCGGCGACCACGGGCGCCAGGTGATGGACCTCATGATGCGCCTGCAGCAGGAAGCCGCCGCGGCCGGCGGCGCCGTGCACGTGCTGGCCGGCAACCACGAGGCGATGAACCTGGTCGGCGACCTGCGCTATGTCAGCGCGGGCGACTATGCCCAGTACGGCGCCGAGGCGCGCGCGGGCTTTCCCGCAGGCTTCTTCGAACGCCGTGCCGCGCTCGCGCCCGACGGCGCTTACGGGCGCTGGCTGCTGACGTTGCCATTCGCACTGGTGATCAACGACACGCTGTTCGTGCACGGCGGGCTGTCGTCCCGCGCCGAGGGCTTGTCGCTGGCGGAGATCAACCGCGCCGCCGCGGGCGACCTGCGCACCGTGACGGATGGATGGCATGCGCTGCTCGCCGCCGGCGTCATGGCGGACGAGGACGACTTCGGCGACCTGCGCGACTGGGCGCGGGACACGGCAGAGGGCGCGGCGGCAGCAGCGCAGGCAGGCAAGGCGCGCGCGATCGCGGACGCGCTCGACGGGCTGCCGTTCCACCCCGACGGGGTACTCTGGTACCGCGGCAACGCCCGCTGCCATGCCTGGGCCGAGGCGCCGGCGCTGCGTGACATCCTGGCCGCGCTCGGTGCGGCGCGGGTGGTGATCGGGCACACGCCGACCGCCGAGCGGCGGCTCACCAGTCGCCTCGACGGCCTGGTCTACCGCGTCGACACCGGCATGAATCGCGCCGCTTATCAAGGCAACCCGGCTGCGCTGGTGTTCGAGGACGACGCGATATTCGCCTGGTATCCCGGTGCGGGCGCGGTCGCCGTGGCGGCCGAGCCGGTGCGCCAGTGGGACCGGCCCTACGGCATGACGGACGCCGAGATCGAGGACTTCCTGCGCAGCGCCGAGATCACCCGCGTGGAGGAGCTGGGCGAAGGCGTGACCCGGCCGCGCCGCCTCACCCTGGAGCAGGACGGCAAGGTCATGCAGGGCGTGTTCAAGAGCATGGACACCGACCCCGGCCTGGAGAGCAAGCGCCGCTGGTCGCGCGCGGACGATCGTGCCGACCGCCACGTCTACGACATCGCGGCCTACAAGCTCGACCGCATCCTGGGACTCGGGATGGTGCCGGTGGCCGTGGCCAGGACGCTGGAGGGCGAAGCCGGCACGCTGCAGTACTGGCTGCCGGACAGCTTTCACGAGGGCAAGCGACAGCGTGACGGCATCCCCCTCGACACGCCCTGCAGCATCGCCGCGCAGTTCAACCTCATGAACGTATTCGACCTGCTGATCTTCAACGTCGACCGCAATCTCGGCAACGTGCTGTACGACGCCCGCCACCAGGTCTGGCTGATCGACCACAGCCGTGCCTTCGGCACGGAGCGTGGCATTCCCGACATGCTGGAAGACGCACGCGTCGAGATCACGCCCGAGCTTGCTGCCATGCTGGCGCGCGTCACGGAGGAACGGCTCGAGCCGCTCCGCCCCTGGCTCAACCGGCGCCAGGTGCAGGCGCTGGTCAGCCGGGCACAGGCTCTGCAGCAGCTTCCATGA
- the ggt gene encoding gamma-glutamyltransferase has translation MSRALGRRCLHAWLALALLTCVSSVAAEPAPPPGQAAIASAHPLATRAGLEVLKAGGNAFDAAVAVSAALGVVEPFSSGLGGGGFWLLHFAADGRQVVVDARETAPGAAHAAMYLDAEGEPVKGLSLNGPLAAGIPGTPAALVHISERYGRLPFEQALAPAIRQAREGFPLYRRMHLGLTFKAEQLRRWPGVEAYLPEGKVPEPGTLIRLPGLAEVMERLAAEGAAGFYQGEIAARMVEAVRAHGGIWSLEDLQGYRVVEREPLVAEYPGGLRLVVPPPPSAGGVAMIQAFNMLQSGPAQELAEVDRKHLVIEVLRRAFRDRAWLGDPDFVDMPLQTLLHPAYADGLRATLRLDRATPSATFAPLHSEDGGEHTTHFSIIDAEGNRVAVTQTINGWFGSSFAVPGLDLLLNNEMDDFAVKPGAPNLYQLVGAGANNIQPGKRMLSSMTPTFIESPRGVAVLGTPGGSRIISMVLLASLAWVDGADAAGMVALPRYHHQYLPDRVLYEEGALSAAELVELERRGHVLQQSRRLYGNMNVVTWDLGERRMQAATDPRAEVETWTY, from the coding sequence ATGAGCCGCGCGCTTGGCCGACGATGCCTCCACGCCTGGCTGGCGCTGGCGCTGCTGACGTGCGTCAGCAGCGTCGCGGCGGAACCGGCGCCGCCCCCCGGCCAGGCGGCGATCGCCAGTGCGCACCCGCTGGCGACGCGCGCCGGCTTGGAAGTGCTCAAGGCCGGCGGTAATGCCTTCGATGCGGCCGTCGCCGTGAGCGCGGCGCTGGGCGTGGTCGAGCCGTTCTCTTCCGGCCTGGGCGGCGGCGGGTTCTGGCTGCTGCACTTTGCCGCGGACGGTCGCCAGGTGGTGGTGGACGCGCGCGAGACCGCGCCCGGCGCGGCGCATGCCGCGATGTACCTCGACGCCGAGGGCGAGCCGGTCAAAGGGCTGTCGCTCAACGGGCCGCTGGCGGCCGGGATCCCGGGCACGCCGGCCGCGCTGGTGCACATCAGCGAGCGCTACGGGCGCCTCCCCTTCGAGCAGGCGCTGGCTCCGGCCATCCGCCAGGCGCGCGAGGGCTTCCCGCTGTATCGCCGCATGCACCTCGGCCTCACCTTCAAGGCCGAGCAATTGCGGCGCTGGCCGGGTGTCGAGGCGTACCTGCCGGAAGGCAAGGTGCCGGAGCCGGGCACGCTCATCCGCCTGCCGGGGCTGGCCGAGGTGATGGAGCGTCTCGCGGCGGAGGGTGCGGCCGGTTTCTACCAGGGCGAGATTGCGGCGCGCATGGTCGAGGCCGTACGGGCACACGGCGGGATCTGGTCGCTCGAGGACCTGCAGGGCTATCGCGTGGTGGAACGCGAACCGCTGGTGGCGGAGTATCCCGGCGGCCTGCGCCTGGTCGTGCCGCCGCCGCCGTCGGCCGGGGGCGTGGCCATGATCCAGGCCTTCAACATGCTGCAGTCGGGGCCGGCGCAAGAACTGGCGGAGGTGGACCGGAAGCACCTGGTGATCGAGGTGCTGCGGCGCGCTTTCCGCGACCGCGCCTGGCTCGGCGACCCGGACTTCGTCGACATGCCGCTGCAGACGCTGCTGCACCCGGCTTACGCGGACGGGCTGCGCGCCACGCTGCGGCTGGATCGCGCCACGCCCAGCGCGACTTTCGCGCCGCTGCACAGCGAGGACGGCGGGGAGCACACCACGCATTTCTCCATCATCGACGCCGAGGGCAACCGGGTGGCGGTGACGCAGACCATCAACGGCTGGTTCGGCAGCAGCTTCGCGGTGCCCGGGCTCGACCTGCTGCTGAACAACGAGATGGACGATTTCGCGGTGAAGCCGGGCGCACCCAACCTCTACCAGCTGGTGGGGGCCGGGGCGAACAACATCCAGCCGGGCAAGCGCATGCTCTCGAGCATGACGCCGACCTTCATCGAGTCGCCGCGCGGGGTCGCGGTGTTGGGCACGCCGGGCGGCAGCCGCATCATCAGCATGGTGCTGCTGGCCTCGCTGGCATGGGTGGACGGCGCCGACGCCGCGGGCATGGTCGCGCTGCCGCGTTATCACCACCAGTACCTGCCCGACCGGGTGCTGTACGAGGAAGGCGCATTGAGCGCCGCGGAGCTGGTCGAGCTCGAGCGGCGCGGCCACGTGCTGCAGCAGAGCCGGCGCCTGTACGGCAACATGAACGTGGTCACCTGGGACCTCGGCGAGCGACGCATGCAGGCGGCGACTGACCCGCGTGCGGAGGTGGAGACATGGACTTACTGA